A single window of [Clostridium] hylemonae DSM 15053 DNA harbors:
- the pxpB gene encoding 5-oxoprolinase subunit PxpB produces MREVKFLRAGDRAMTVEFGRTVDPKINDQVHALAAKLRKENMTGIRELVPAFRSLTIYYDPLETSFQAVRQNILSYGDISQEGGAVKKRIWKIPCCYGARFGCDLADMEAFTGLDRDEIIAIHSSVDYKIYMMGFLPGFVYLGGLDKRIEMPRLKTPRVKILPGAVGIGGSQTGVYPVASPGGWRLLGGTPVEFYDPGRKEPVLCKAGEYIRFVPITINDYYDIRRMVSKGEYEPEVEEESICQ; encoded by the coding sequence TTGAGAGAAGTAAAATTTTTGCGCGCAGGAGACCGCGCCATGACCGTTGAGTTCGGAAGAACAGTTGACCCAAAGATCAATGACCAGGTCCATGCGCTTGCCGCAAAGCTTAGGAAAGAAAATATGACCGGTATCAGAGAACTCGTCCCTGCCTTCCGGTCGCTGACCATATATTACGATCCGCTGGAGACTTCCTTTCAGGCGGTGAGACAGAACATACTCTCTTACGGAGACATCTCGCAGGAAGGCGGCGCCGTAAAAAAAAGAATATGGAAGATCCCGTGCTGCTACGGGGCAAGATTCGGATGTGACCTGGCGGATATGGAAGCGTTTACCGGACTTGACCGGGATGAGATCATCGCCATTCACAGTTCGGTGGACTACAAGATCTATATGATGGGATTCCTTCCAGGCTTCGTCTACCTCGGCGGGCTTGACAAGCGGATCGAAATGCCGAGGCTTAAGACACCGAGAGTAAAGATCCTCCCCGGAGCAGTGGGGATCGGAGGCAGCCAGACCGGTGTATATCCCGTGGCTTCCCCCGGAGGATGGCGTCTGCTGGGCGGGACGCCGGTGGAATTCTATGATCCCGGCAGAAAGGAGCCGGTTCTCTGCAAAGCCGGTGAATATATCCGTTTTGTCCCGATAACGATCAATGACTATTATGACATCCGCCGGATGGTGTCCAAAGGTGAGTATGAGCCGGAAGTTGAGGAGGAGAGTATATGCCAGTAA
- a CDS encoding helix-turn-helix domain-containing protein produces MADFANVLRLLRNGRGLSQQELALSLGISKSAVNMYERGERQPNFETLELIADFFKVDTDYLLGRTNAARTAYPGTVAAHFDTEDLTDDEKKDVENYIEFIKAKRNRT; encoded by the coding sequence ATGGCTGATTTTGCAAATGTACTTCGTCTGTTAAGAAATGGAAGAGGGCTCTCCCAGCAGGAACTTGCTCTCTCACTCGGGATATCCAAAAGCGCTGTCAATATGTATGAGCGGGGAGAACGCCAGCCCAATTTTGAAACTCTGGAATTGATCGCTGATTTTTTTAAGGTAGATACCGATTACCTGCTCGGCAGGACGAACGCGGCGCGCACCGCTTATCCCGGCACGGTTGCCGCGCATTTTGATACAGAGGATCTGACAGACGATGAAAAAAAAGACGTGGAAAATTATATCGAATTTATCAAGGCAAAAAGGAACAGAACCTAA
- a CDS encoding biotin-dependent carboxyltransferase family protein, whose translation MPVRIVIPGAFTTVQDAGRYGYQCFGIGPSGVMDEKAYADAGYLVGNEANEAVLEAALFGGVMEFTEDTVVAVTGADMEPKLNESPISMNTPIQIKASDSLSLGMVKTGCRTYIAFAGGIDVPAVMGSRSTNVKCRLGGYEGRALKAGDELPLGTGKSYEEVKGRKIKAQEYPSEINVRVIPGPQDDYFTEEGKKTFYSGVYTISEQSDRMGCRLDGPVIESRNGTDIVSDAIALGSVQVPADGRPIVLLADRQTTGGYAKIATVCSFDIPKIAQGKPGDKVKFTAISGAEAERINRKQVGR comes from the coding sequence ATGCCAGTAAGAATAGTGATACCCGGAGCATTCACAACAGTACAGGATGCAGGAAGATACGGATACCAGTGCTTTGGGATCGGACCGTCCGGCGTCATGGATGAAAAAGCATACGCGGACGCCGGATATCTTGTGGGAAATGAGGCAAACGAGGCAGTGTTGGAGGCAGCCCTGTTCGGCGGGGTGATGGAATTTACAGAGGATACGGTAGTGGCCGTGACAGGGGCGGACATGGAGCCAAAGCTCAACGAAAGCCCTATTTCCATGAACACTCCCATACAAATAAAAGCGTCCGATTCTCTCTCGCTTGGAATGGTAAAAACGGGCTGCCGTACGTACATTGCGTTTGCCGGGGGCATTGACGTTCCGGCAGTGATGGGCAGCCGCTCTACAAATGTCAAATGCCGGCTCGGCGGATATGAAGGGAGAGCGCTGAAGGCGGGAGATGAGCTTCCTCTCGGAACAGGAAAAAGCTATGAGGAAGTAAAAGGAAGAAAGATAAAAGCACAGGAATATCCTTCTGAAATAAATGTAAGAGTCATCCCCGGACCGCAGGACGATTATTTTACGGAAGAAGGAAAGAAGACATTTTACAGCGGCGTATATACCATATCGGAACAGAGCGACCGCATGGGCTGCCGGCTTGACGGTCCTGTGATCGAAAGCAGGAACGGTACAGATATCGTCTCGGATGCCATAGCCCTTGGTTCCGTCCAGGTTCCCGCGGACGGCCGTCCGATCGTTCTGCTGGCAGACCGGCAGACAACTGGCGGATACGCCAAGATCGCCACCGTTTGTTCCTTTGACATTCCGAAGATCGCTCAGGGGAAACCGGGAGATAAAGTAAAGTTTACAGCCATATCAGGAGCAGAGGCAGAGCGGATCAACAGAAAGCAGGTGGGAAGATGA
- a CDS encoding LamB/YcsF family protein, translated as MYTVDLNCDLGESFGNYKCGMDEEVIPYISSANVACGFHASDPVVMAKTVALAKESGVCIGAHPGYPDLAGFGRRNLDASPEEVKAMVQYQVGALHAFCTAQRVRLCHVKPHGAMYNMACRDQALAEAVCEGIFEVDPGLILLGPAGSQLLNAAEAFGLTCAREVFADRAYEEDGSLVPRSRPGAMITDEDEAITRVIRMVKDKKVTAVTGRDIEVTADSVCVHGDGPKALAFVVKIREALKIENIQVVPFGKLDG; from the coding sequence ATGTATACCGTAGATTTAAACTGTGACCTGGGAGAAAGCTTTGGCAATTATAAATGCGGCATGGATGAAGAGGTGATCCCTTATATATCATCTGCCAACGTAGCGTGCGGATTTCACGCGTCGGATCCGGTGGTGATGGCAAAGACAGTGGCTCTGGCAAAAGAAAGCGGTGTGTGCATAGGTGCACATCCGGGGTACCCGGATCTGGCCGGTTTCGGAAGGCGGAATCTGGACGCTTCCCCGGAGGAAGTAAAGGCGATGGTACAGTATCAGGTCGGAGCGCTGCATGCTTTCTGCACCGCTCAGAGAGTGAGGCTTTGCCACGTAAAGCCCCACGGGGCAATGTACAATATGGCGTGCCGGGATCAGGCGCTGGCAGAGGCAGTCTGCGAGGGGATCTTTGAAGTGGATCCGGGGCTCATCCTGCTCGGACCTGCAGGAAGTCAGCTATTGAATGCTGCGGAAGCGTTCGGACTAACGTGTGCCAGAGAAGTATTTGCAGACCGGGCATATGAAGAAGACGGCTCCCTTGTGCCTAGAAGCAGGCCGGGAGCAATGATCACCGATGAAGACGAGGCGATCACAAGAGTCATACGGATGGTGAAGGACAAAAAAGTGACGGCTGTGACAGGCAGAGATATTGAGGTGACGGCAGATTCTGTGTGCGTACACGGAGACGGACCGAAGGCGCTTGCTTTTGTTGTAAAGATAAGAGAAGCACTGAAAATTGAAAATATTCAGGTTGTTCCATTTGGAAAGCTGGACGGTTAG
- a CDS encoding Lrp/AsnC family transcriptional regulator has translation MDSLDYQILEKLKSNARQRASEISREVHLSVSTVIDRIRKMEAAGIIKSYTIITDDAKVGNDVTVLIEVSMEHPQFNEDFIENVTANPYVIACYYLTGEFDFLLKVTCKSSEHLEEIHKWVKGRSGVRQTRTHYVLSTIKNIHSSLPAAEEEV, from the coding sequence ATGGATTCTCTTGACTATCAGATACTTGAAAAACTGAAGAGCAATGCAAGACAGCGCGCCTCGGAGATAAGCCGCGAAGTCCACCTTTCTGTCTCCACGGTCATTGACCGTATCCGCAAGATGGAGGCTGCCGGCATTATCAAATCCTATACGATCATCACAGATGACGCCAAAGTCGGCAATGACGTGACCGTACTCATCGAAGTGAGCATGGAACACCCGCAGTTCAATGAGGACTTTATTGAAAATGTGACTGCCAATCCGTATGTGATCGCATGCTATTATCTAACCGGTGAATTTGACTTTCTTCTGAAAGTAACTTGTAAGTCGTCTGAACATCTTGAAGAAATACACAAGTGGGTGAAGGGCCGTTCAGGCGTACGTCAGACGAGGACCCACTATGTGCTCAGCACGATAAAGAATATACATTCCTCCCTGCCCGCAGCAGAGGAAGAAGTCTGA
- a CDS encoding DUF4392 domain-containing protein, translating to MDSTAKRRTETVEDVVLRYSCRGMHILRTYMDAKFCRKAALKLLSLEKGNILLTTGFYVDGHAETDGPPGTMALAVALRKLGYHPVIVTDKYCRGFFEMENLEVKYMNIDDGRNAYENLLEQYRPAALISIERCGRNEEKDYANMRGASIKSRTARVDLMFEKAAEMNIPTFGIGDGGNEIGMGNLKEVIRAKLSLVPCEVEVDTLVISTVSNWGAYALAAYMQQIKKIRLLPKFKEIKKYLEAIVKMGSVDGVTKQQTLSVDGFPLEVEKEILDALNRTALLAEEEEERKAG from the coding sequence ATGGACAGTACGGCAAAAAGAAGGACAGAGACGGTGGAGGATGTGGTGCTGCGTTATTCCTGCAGAGGCATGCATATCCTCCGCACATACATGGATGCAAAGTTCTGCAGAAAAGCGGCCTTAAAACTGCTTTCACTGGAAAAAGGGAATATCCTGCTGACAACCGGCTTTTATGTAGACGGACATGCGGAGACAGACGGACCGCCCGGGACAATGGCGCTGGCCGTAGCGCTCAGGAAGCTTGGTTATCATCCCGTCATCGTCACAGATAAATATTGCAGAGGCTTTTTTGAGATGGAAAATCTGGAAGTCAAATATATGAACATTGACGATGGCCGAAACGCGTATGAGAATCTGCTGGAACAATACAGACCGGCGGCCCTCATTTCCATTGAACGGTGCGGGCGAAACGAGGAGAAAGACTATGCAAACATGCGGGGAGCAAGCATTAAATCAAGGACAGCCAGAGTAGATCTGATGTTTGAGAAAGCCGCAGAGATGAACATCCCCACATTTGGAATCGGTGACGGAGGAAACGAGATAGGGATGGGCAATCTAAAAGAAGTGATACGCGCGAAGCTGTCACTCGTTCCGTGCGAGGTGGAAGTAGACACTCTTGTCATATCCACGGTGTCGAACTGGGGAGCTTACGCGCTGGCGGCTTATATGCAGCAGATAAAAAAAATAAGGCTGCTTCCGAAATTTAAAGAGATAAAAAAGTATCTCGAAGCGATCGTAAAGATGGGGAGCGTAGACGGTGTCACAAAACAGCAGACTCTGAGCGTAGACGGTTTTCCGCTGGAGGTGGAGAAAGAAATTTTAGATGCGCTCAACAGGACGGCCCTTCTGGCAGAAGAAGAGGAAGAAAGAAAAGCAGGATAG
- a CDS encoding putative hydro-lyase: MTDYYDMSPQKARKLVRSGRITGPTSGMCAGYAQANLVILPRELAYDFLLFTQRNPKSCPVLEVSDTGSRQLRYLAQDADIATDFPRYRIYKKGELAGEYTDVEKFWRDDFVSFLIGCSFSFESALLDAGVPVRNIEENCNVPMYKTNIACTPAGIFCGSMVVSMRPLPREQVAEAVLVTGEMPRVHGAPIHIGDPEAIGITDITRPDFGDSVTVREGEVPVFWPCGVTPQNVVMNVKPEIVITHSPGHMFITDVKNAELKY; encoded by the coding sequence ATGACGGACTATTACGACATGAGCCCGCAGAAGGCGAGAAAATTAGTGCGCAGCGGCCGGATCACCGGCCCTACTTCGGGAATGTGCGCGGGATACGCCCAGGCGAATCTCGTCATACTGCCCAGAGAGCTGGCCTATGATTTTCTTCTGTTTACGCAGAGAAATCCAAAGTCGTGCCCGGTGCTGGAAGTGAGCGACACAGGGAGCAGACAGCTGCGTTATCTTGCGCAGGACGCCGATATCGCGACAGATTTCCCGAGGTATCGGATCTATAAAAAGGGGGAACTTGCCGGGGAGTATACGGATGTGGAAAAATTCTGGAGAGATGATTTTGTAAGCTTTCTTATCGGGTGCAGCTTTTCTTTCGAGTCGGCGCTGCTGGACGCAGGCGTACCGGTGAGAAATATAGAAGAAAACTGCAATGTGCCCATGTATAAGACAAATATAGCGTGCACGCCCGCCGGTATATTCTGTGGAAGTATGGTAGTGAGCATGCGCCCTCTTCCCAGGGAACAGGTGGCGGAGGCAGTGCTCGTGACCGGGGAGATGCCCAGGGTGCACGGGGCCCCCATACATATCGGGGACCCGGAGGCCATCGGCATTACGGATATCACAAGGCCGGACTTTGGTGACAGTGTCACGGTGCGCGAAGGAGAAGTTCCTGTTTTCTGGCCGTGCGGGGTGACACCGCAGAATGTTGTGATGAATGTAAAACCGGAAATCGTCATCACCCATTCGCCGGGACACATGTTTATCACAGATGTTAAAAATGCAGAACTCAAATATTAA
- a CDS encoding alpha/beta fold hydrolase, protein MKNDFYYPSSDGRTNIHAVEWVPKQEIKAVVQICHGMVEYIERYDEFAAFLTERGIYVTGHDHLGHGKSAADEESLGYFDETNGNKYVIADIHRLRELTQEKYPDVPYIMLGHSMGSFLLRQYLTSYSRGLACAVIMGTGCQGSALLAMGRILCRIIALFKGWKHRSVLVNNLSFGSYNKRFEPGDTPKDWITSDKEKCASYVSDPLCSFVFTVSAYYQMFAGMKVLTKKANMEKINKDLPLLLVSGADDPVGDFGKGVKKVYGQLREAGIRDVSMKLYDGDRHEILNETDREQVYEDIYRWISEKIAKDKGGNEK, encoded by the coding sequence ATGAAAAATGATTTCTACTATCCGTCAAGCGACGGCCGGACTAATATACACGCCGTAGAGTGGGTGCCAAAGCAGGAGATAAAAGCAGTCGTCCAGATATGCCACGGAATGGTGGAATACATCGAGCGTTACGATGAATTTGCCGCTTTCCTTACAGAACGCGGAATCTACGTGACGGGACATGACCATCTCGGCCACGGTAAATCGGCTGCCGATGAGGAAAGCCTCGGGTATTTTGATGAGACAAACGGGAATAAATATGTTATCGCTGACATCCACAGGCTGCGGGAACTGACGCAGGAAAAATATCCGGATGTGCCGTATATCATGCTTGGACATAGCATGGGTTCTTTTCTGCTCCGGCAGTATCTGACATCATACAGCCGGGGACTTGCGTGCGCGGTCATTATGGGTACCGGCTGTCAGGGGAGCGCCCTGCTGGCCATGGGCCGGATATTGTGCAGGATCATCGCGCTCTTCAAAGGCTGGAAGCACCGCAGCGTCCTGGTCAACAACTTAAGCTTCGGAAGCTATAACAAAAGATTTGAGCCGGGAGATACGCCGAAAGACTGGATCACCTCCGACAAGGAAAAGTGTGCGTCGTATGTAAGCGACCCCCTCTGCAGTTTTGTGTTTACCGTCAGCGCATACTACCAAATGTTTGCCGGCATGAAAGTGCTGACCAAGAAGGCAAATATGGAAAAGATCAATAAGGACCTTCCGCTTCTGCTCGTCTCAGGCGCAGATGACCCGGTCGGAGATTTTGGAAAGGGAGTAAAAAAGGTATACGGACAGCTCAGAGAGGCCGGTATCCGGGACGTGTCCATGAAGCTTTACGACGGGGACAGGCATGAGATCCTGAATGAGACGGACCGGGAACAAGTATATGAGGATATTTACCGCTGGATTTCCGAAAAAATTGCGAAAGATAAAGGTGGGAACGAAAAATAA
- a CDS encoding ImmA/IrrE family metallo-endopeptidase encodes MNRYEELLGEAAAEGISIDENYTFSGKTSGLYVDNNIALSSSLKTTDEKACVLAEELGHHHTTVGNIVDLTSSGNRKQERQARVWAYNKQIGLKGLISAYEHKCSNRHDTAEFLEVTEEFLQEALDYYCGRYGTGTIADGYYIMFIPSLMIGKIDFTL; translated from the coding sequence ATGAACAGATACGAAGAATTGTTAGGCGAAGCGGCAGCCGAAGGTATATCGATCGATGAGAATTACACTTTCAGCGGAAAGACTTCGGGCTTATATGTAGATAACAATATTGCGCTTTCATCCAGTCTGAAGACAACAGATGAAAAAGCGTGTGTGCTCGCGGAAGAGCTCGGACATCACCACACGACCGTGGGCAACATCGTGGACCTTACGTCCTCCGGCAACCGGAAGCAGGAGCGCCAGGCCAGAGTATGGGCCTACAATAAGCAGATAGGCTTAAAGGGTCTGATCTCCGCCTATGAACACAAATGCAGCAACCGCCATGACACCGCAGAATTTCTGGAAGTCACGGAAGAATTCCTGCAGGAAGCACTTGATTATTACTGCGGCAGATATGGGACAGGCACTATAGCGGACGGCTATTATATCATGTTCATCCCAAGCCTGATGATCGGAAAGATCGATTTCACATTGTGA
- a CDS encoding aminotransferase class IV — MKTLGYYNGRFGELDEMTVPMNDRVSWFGDGVYDAGPSRNYKIFALDEHIDRFFNSAGLLKIQMPVTKKELKELLQEMVDKMDTGDLFVYYQVTRGTGIRDHVFTEGPGNLWIMLKPAEISDGKEPIRLVTMEDTRYLHCNIKTLNLIPSVMAAQKAKEAGCQETVFYRPGGRVTECAHSNVHIIRDGILVTAPTDNLILPGIARAHLIKICRQLGIPVNEAPYSLDDLYNAEEIIVTSSSNLCLHADEIDGKAAGGRNPELLEKIRAALLQEFYDATPAEQREK; from the coding sequence ATGAAAACATTAGGTTACTACAATGGCAGATTCGGAGAACTCGATGAGATGACCGTTCCAATGAACGACCGGGTGTCATGGTTCGGCGACGGAGTGTACGATGCGGGACCTTCCAGAAACTATAAAATATTTGCGCTTGATGAGCATATCGACAGATTTTTTAACAGCGCGGGGCTTCTGAAGATTCAGATGCCGGTGACAAAGAAGGAACTGAAGGAACTGCTGCAGGAGATGGTAGACAAGATGGATACAGGCGATCTGTTCGTCTATTATCAGGTGACGAGAGGGACCGGGATCCGCGACCACGTATTTACAGAAGGCCCGGGCAACTTGTGGATCATGCTGAAGCCGGCGGAGATATCTGACGGAAAGGAACCGATACGTCTCGTGACAATGGAAGATACGAGATATCTCCACTGCAACATTAAGACGCTGAATCTCATCCCATCCGTCATGGCCGCGCAGAAGGCAAAAGAGGCGGGCTGCCAGGAGACCGTGTTTTACCGTCCGGGAGGGCGCGTCACCGAGTGTGCCCACAGTAATGTCCACATAATCAGAGACGGCATTCTCGTGACCGCGCCGACAGATAATCTCATACTTCCGGGCATTGCAAGAGCCCACTTGATCAAAATATGCAGACAGCTTGGCATACCGGTAAACGAGGCGCCATATTCACTGGATGACCTGTACAATGCCGAGGAGATCATCGTGACGAGTTCCAGCAACCTCTGCCTTCACGCAGATGAGATCGACGGGAAAGCGGCAGGCGGCAGAAATCCGGAACTGCTGGAAAAAATCAGAGCTGCTCTGCTGCAGGAATTCTATGACGCAACACCGGCAGAACAGAGAGAAAAATAA